The Triticum dicoccoides isolate Atlit2015 ecotype Zavitan chromosome 6A, WEW_v2.0, whole genome shotgun sequence genome has a window encoding:
- the LOC119319467 gene encoding histone H2A.1, protein MAGRKGGDRKKAVTRSVKAGLQFPVGRIGRYLKKGRYAQRVGSGAPVYLAAVLEYLAAEVLELAGNAAKDNKKTRIIPRHLLLAVRNDQELGRLLAGVTIAHGGVIPNINSVLLPKKSPAAAEKEAKSPKKKTSTKSPKKKVAAKE, encoded by the exons ATGGCCGGAAGGAAGGGCGGCGACAGGAAGAAGGCGGTGACCCGCTCCGTCAAGGCCGGGCTCCAGTTCCCCGTCGGCCGCATCGGGCGCTACCTCAAGAAGGGCCGCTACGCCCAGCGCGTCGGCTCCGGCGCCCCCGTCTACCTCGCCGCCGTCCTCGAGTACCTCGCCGCCGAG GTCCTGGAGCTCGCCGGCAACGCGGCCAAGGACAACAAGAAGACCCGCATCATCCCGCGCCACCTGCTGCTCGCCGTCCGCAACGACCAGGAGCTCGGCAGGCTGCTCGCCGGCGTGACCATCGCCCACGGCGGCGTGATCCCCAACATCAACTCcgtgctgctccccaagaagtctccCGCCgctgccgagaaggaggccaagtcGCCCAAGAAGAAGACCTCCACCAAGTCCCCCAAGAAGAAGGTCGCCGCCAAGGAGTAG
- the LOC119319466 gene encoding histone H2A.1-like, which translates to MAGRKGGDRKKAVTRSVKAGLQFPVGRIGRYLKKGRYAQRVGSGAPVYLAAVLEYLAAEVLELAGNAAKDNKKTRIIPRHLLLAVRNDQELGKLLAGVTIAHGGVIPNINSVLLPKKSPAAAEKEAKSPKKKTTAKSPKKKTAATKE; encoded by the exons ATGGCCGGAAGGAAGGGAGGCGACAGGAAGAAGGCCGTGACCAGGTCCGTCAAGGCCGGGCTCCAGTTCCCCGTCGGCCGCATCGGGCGCTACCTCAAGAAGGGCCGCTACGCCCAGCGCGTCGGCTCCGGCGCCCCCGTCTACCTCGCCGCCGTCCTCGAGTACCTCGCCGCAGAG GTGCTGGAGCTTGCCGGCAACGCAGCCAAGGACAACAAGAAGACCCGCATCATCCCCCGCCACCTTCTTCTCGCCGTCCGCAACGACCAGGAGCTCGGCAAGCTGCTCGCCGGCGTGACCATCGCCCACGGCGGCGTGATCCCCAACATCAACTCtgtgctgctccccaagaagtcccccgccgccgccgagaaggaggccaagtcgcccaagaagaagaccaccGCCAAGTCCCCCAAGAAGAAGACCGCCGCCACCAAGGAGTAG
- the LOC119314682 gene encoding uncharacterized protein LOC119314682, protein MALACASHHVRRLLVQPGAGAPARSFCAQPYQAKVGVVGFLNGVGKGVETHAAKLEEAVDGEPQSVPETRPLWRKKFGGPCKLRKLILSFPHKYRLGLSKHPAEGRKVQ, encoded by the exons ATGGCCCTCGCGTGTGCATCTCATCATGTGCGCCGCCTCCTCGTCCAGCCCGgggccggagctccggcgaggtcctTCTGCGCGCAGCCCTACCAAG CCAAGGTAGGCGTGGTGGGGTTCCTGAACGGGGTCGGCAAGGGGGTGGAGACGCACGCGGCGAAGCTGGAGGAGGCCGTCGACGGCGAACCCCAGAGTGTGCCCGAGACCCGCCCGCTATGGCGCAAGAAGTTCGGTGGCCCTTGCAAGCTT AGAAAGTTGATTTTGAGCTTTCCTCACAAGTACCGTCTTGGTCTTTCGAAGCACCCAGCAGAAGGCAGGAAAGTGCAATGA